A genomic stretch from Streptomyces venezuelae ATCC 10712 includes:
- a CDS encoding ABC transporter substrate-binding protein encodes MFRGRLTLPARALRLALPTALLLPLATACGGDAGASSDARTVTVTVGYQSKTINTVTAGTLLRSLGYFEEELAARGRKDGVGYRVVWQDYATGAPITAQMTAGKIDIGSMGDFPLLINAARGKQLKEPTRLVSVTGYNLRGGLNTVVTAPGSPLKSLADLKSRKVSTSVGSAADGTLVRALRRAGIDPGKDVHKLNQQPSVGASALAAGSVDALSQFVAWPGLLAFQGKATALYDGAELDLPTFHGVTVREEFAQRRPAVLDAFLRAQRRATDHLREQPVAAAESVAKATGLPAEVVYLYNGAQGIATFDPALRPELIAALREDVPVLKEAGLVTDVDVDAFVDPAPLRRAVPDPGYRKATVPKSELWIEGQTSTRTFDSPAALLKAVKGASVRAAYVPDAVTGTLWFADRAVWVADGGSWRAFVTRAAAERYVAGHAGARIVAYAEAVRLAS; translated from the coding sequence ATGTTCCGAGGAAGACTCACCCTCCCCGCGCGCGCCCTCCGGCTCGCCCTGCCGACGGCGCTCCTGCTGCCCCTCGCCACCGCGTGCGGCGGTGACGCCGGTGCCTCGTCCGACGCGAGGACCGTGACGGTGACCGTCGGTTACCAGTCGAAGACCATCAACACCGTCACCGCCGGCACCCTGCTGCGTTCCCTCGGCTACTTCGAGGAGGAGCTCGCCGCCCGGGGCCGTAAGGACGGCGTCGGCTACCGGGTGGTCTGGCAGGACTACGCGACGGGCGCGCCGATCACCGCCCAGATGACGGCGGGGAAGATCGACATCGGCTCGATGGGCGACTTCCCCCTGCTGATCAACGCGGCCAGGGGCAAGCAGCTGAAGGAGCCGACCCGGCTCGTTTCCGTCACCGGCTACAACCTGCGTGGCGGCCTCAACACCGTGGTCACGGCCCCCGGTTCGCCGCTCAAGTCGCTCGCGGACCTCAAGAGCCGCAAGGTGTCGACCAGTGTCGGTTCGGCCGCCGACGGCACTCTCGTACGGGCTCTGCGGCGGGCCGGGATCGACCCGGGCAAGGACGTCCACAAGCTCAACCAGCAGCCGAGCGTGGGGGCTTCGGCCCTGGCGGCGGGCAGCGTCGACGCGCTGTCCCAGTTCGTGGCCTGGCCCGGACTGCTCGCCTTCCAGGGCAAGGCGACCGCTCTGTACGACGGCGCCGAACTGGATCTGCCGACCTTCCACGGGGTCACCGTCCGTGAGGAGTTCGCGCAGCGCAGGCCCGCCGTCCTCGACGCCTTCCTGCGGGCGCAGCGCCGGGCCACCGACCATCTGCGGGAACAGCCCGTCGCGGCGGCCGAGTCGGTGGCGAAGGCGACCGGGCTGCCCGCCGAGGTCGTCTACCTGTACAACGGCGCCCAGGGCATCGCCACCTTCGATCCGGCGCTCCGGCCCGAACTGATCGCCGCGCTCAGGGAGGACGTCCCCGTCCTGAAGGAGGCCGGTCTGGTGACGGACGTCGACGTCGACGCGTTCGTCGACCCGGCGCCGCTGCGCCGGGCGGTACCGGACCCGGGGTACCGGAAGGCGACGGTCCCGAAGTCCGAGCTGTGGATCGAGGGGCAGACCTCGACCCGTACCTTCGACAGCCCCGCCGCCCTGCTGAAGGCCGTCAAGGGGGCCTCCGTGCGGGCCGCCTACGTGCCGGACGCGGTGACCGGGACGCTGTGGTTCGCGGACCGTGCCGTGTGGGTCGCGGACGGCGGCTCGTGGCGGGCGTTCGTGACGCGGGCGGCCGCCGAGCGGTACGTCGCAGGGCACGCCGGCGCGCGGATCGTCGCGTACGCGGAGGCCGTGAGGCTCGCGTCATGA
- a CDS encoding MFS transporter, protein MDGSRPDARPGGVVGVLALAGIVAALMQTLVVPLIGDLPKLLDTTASNASWVITATLLAGAVATPVAGRLGDTLGKRRVLLVSVIPLIAGSVVCALASSVVPMIVGRGLQGLGMGVVPLGISLLRDILPPERLGGSIALMSASMGVGGALGLPFSAAVAENASWRVLFWVAAGLSVLVGFLIWRVAPAGRRAAAPGRFDVPGALGLGVGLVALLLAVSKGATWGWGSATVLGLFTVAAVVLLAWGRWELRTRDPLVDLRVTARPVVLMTNLASVLVGFAMYAQSLVVPQLFQLPEATGYGLGQSMMAMGLWMAPAGLMMMILAPLGAKLSAARGPKVTLSVGALVIAAGYGSSLALMGSTWGLLAVTLICNTGVGLAYGAMPALIMGAVPQEETASANSFNTLMRSIGTSVSAAVIGVVLAQLTTTLGGHALPSEDGFRVAMLIGCGVGLVAAVVAALIPSGIAAASTGAPTSPEPGGAPRAATEAPA, encoded by the coding sequence GTGGACGGCTCCAGGCCCGACGCCCGACCCGGAGGCGTCGTCGGCGTCCTCGCGCTCGCCGGCATCGTGGCGGCACTCATGCAGACCCTGGTGGTGCCGCTCATCGGCGACCTCCCCAAGCTGCTCGACACCACGGCGTCCAACGCCTCCTGGGTGATCACCGCCACCCTGCTCGCGGGCGCCGTCGCCACCCCCGTCGCCGGGCGGCTCGGCGACACCCTCGGCAAGCGGCGCGTCCTGCTCGTCTCCGTGATCCCGCTGATCGCAGGATCGGTGGTCTGCGCACTCGCCTCCTCTGTCGTCCCGATGATCGTCGGACGTGGACTCCAGGGCCTCGGCATGGGTGTCGTACCCCTCGGCATCAGCCTGCTGCGCGACATCCTCCCGCCCGAGAGGCTCGGCGGCTCCATCGCCCTGATGAGCGCCTCCATGGGCGTCGGCGGCGCCCTCGGCCTGCCCTTCTCCGCCGCCGTCGCCGAGAACGCCAGCTGGCGCGTCCTCTTCTGGGTGGCCGCCGGACTGAGCGTCCTCGTCGGCTTCCTGATCTGGCGCGTCGCCCCCGCGGGCCGCCGCGCCGCCGCCCCCGGCCGCTTCGACGTCCCGGGCGCCCTGGGCCTCGGCGTCGGGCTCGTCGCCCTCCTCCTCGCCGTCTCCAAGGGCGCGACCTGGGGCTGGGGCAGCGCCACCGTCCTCGGCCTGTTCACCGTCGCGGCGGTCGTGCTGCTCGCCTGGGGCCGGTGGGAGCTGCGGACCCGCGATCCCCTCGTCGACCTGCGGGTGACCGCCCGCCCCGTCGTCCTGATGACCAACCTGGCGTCGGTCCTCGTCGGATTCGCCATGTACGCGCAGTCCCTGGTCGTCCCCCAGCTGTTCCAGCTGCCCGAGGCCACCGGCTACGGACTCGGCCAGTCGATGATGGCGATGGGCCTGTGGATGGCCCCCGCCGGCCTCATGATGATGATCCTCGCCCCGCTCGGCGCCAAGCTCTCCGCCGCCCGCGGCCCCAAGGTCACCCTCTCCGTCGGCGCCCTCGTCATCGCCGCCGGATACGGCTCCTCGCTCGCCCTGATGGGCTCCACCTGGGGCCTGCTCGCCGTGACCCTCATCTGCAACACCGGCGTCGGACTGGCCTACGGGGCCATGCCCGCCCTCATCATGGGCGCGGTCCCGCAGGAGGAGACCGCCTCCGCCAACAGCTTCAACACCCTGATGCGGTCCATCGGCACCTCCGTCTCCGCCGCCGTCATCGGCGTCGTCCTCGCCCAGCTGACCACCACCCTCGGCGGCCACGCCCTGCCCTCCGAGGACGGCTTCCGCGTCGCCATGCTCATCGGCTGCGGCGTCGGCCTCGTGGCCGCCGTCGTCGCCGCGCTCATCCCGAGCGGGATCGCGGCCGCGTCCACCGGTGCGCCGACCAGCCCCGAGCCGGGGGGCGCGCCGCGCGCCGCCACCGAGGCCCCCGCCTGA
- a CDS encoding M64 family metallopeptidase, translating to MGVNDGTVIGSELVLDHGSPIDRWNLTLVSDGYTEEELPNFRLHALEFITLLLATPPFAGPSAAINVYRLDVASAQSGADDPAPCGTGATADTFFDATFCGNGVDRRVLFVDDTLTLNTVYAELPWSHVILVIVNSTIPGGTKRGVITTSIHPKGLATGLHELGHALGLADEYDYSSTCAESGRDFHPAVEPAAANVTIDTSTLKWGHLVDPSTPIPTSTSSDCSVCEPPGLSPTPPGTVGAYTGGDHYHCGVFRPEYECKMRQFGEPFCAVCQERIDAVLFPFYP from the coding sequence ATGGGTGTGAACGACGGCACGGTGATCGGCTCCGAACTCGTGCTGGACCACGGATCTCCGATCGACCGCTGGAATCTGACCCTGGTGTCCGACGGGTACACGGAAGAAGAACTCCCCAACTTCCGTCTGCACGCACTGGAGTTCATCACGCTCCTCCTCGCGACGCCCCCCTTCGCCGGCCCGTCCGCCGCGATCAACGTCTACCGCCTCGACGTCGCCTCCGCCCAGTCGGGCGCGGACGACCCCGCTCCGTGCGGCACCGGCGCCACCGCCGACACCTTCTTCGACGCCACGTTCTGTGGCAACGGCGTGGACCGTCGAGTGCTGTTCGTGGACGACACGTTGACGCTGAACACCGTGTATGCCGAACTCCCTTGGTCCCACGTCATCCTCGTCATCGTGAACAGCACCATCCCCGGAGGCACCAAACGTGGTGTCATCACCACGTCCATCCACCCGAAGGGCCTGGCCACCGGTCTCCACGAACTCGGCCATGCCCTCGGTCTGGCGGACGAGTACGACTACAGCAGCACCTGCGCGGAGTCCGGGCGGGACTTTCATCCCGCGGTGGAGCCCGCGGCCGCCAACGTCACCATCGACACTTCCACGCTCAAGTGGGGCCATCTCGTCGACCCTTCGACGCCCATACCCACGTCGACGAGTAGCGACTGCAGCGTGTGCGAGCCACCGGGGCTCTCGCCGACGCCCCCGGGGACCGTCGGCGCGTACACCGGGGGCGACCACTACCACTGCGGCGTCTTCCGCCCCGAGTACGAATGCAAGATGCGCCAGTTCGGCGAGCCGTTCTGCGCCGTGTGCCAGGAGCGGATCGACGCCGTCCTCTTCCCGTTCTACCCCTGA
- a CDS encoding VOC family protein has protein sequence MGAPCWLNLTAHDLDAAERFYGAVLGWTFQRGGEEREYSVGRLGEVPVAGIAAVAAELSVGVAWTAFFAVDDADETVARIRERGGTVGVGPVAYPPHGRAALATDREGALFGVWEGRTQTRWHVGEHTAPAWLELHTRDAFEAAVFYGEVLRWADGGPGSFEVSYEQDKVVLRREGEAVARLNSGPVEAASAQPQLRPRWLVRFRVPDPEAAAAAVVEHGGLIVPGGDWGGVRGPEVAGERRAVAVRDPEGALFTLEAAEDGKD, from the coding sequence GTGGGAGCACCGTGCTGGCTGAATCTGACCGCGCACGATCTCGACGCGGCGGAGCGCTTCTACGGGGCCGTGCTCGGCTGGACCTTCCAGCGGGGCGGCGAGGAGCGGGAGTACTCGGTGGGTCGGCTGGGTGAGGTGCCGGTGGCCGGGATCGCGGCGGTGGCGGCCGAGCTGTCCGTCGGGGTGGCCTGGACGGCGTTCTTCGCCGTGGACGACGCCGACGAGACGGTCGCGCGGATCCGGGAGCGCGGCGGCACGGTCGGCGTGGGGCCGGTCGCGTATCCGCCGCACGGGAGGGCGGCGCTCGCCACCGACCGGGAGGGCGCGCTGTTCGGTGTGTGGGAGGGGCGGACGCAGACCCGCTGGCACGTCGGCGAGCACACCGCACCGGCCTGGCTCGAGCTGCACACGCGGGACGCCTTCGAGGCGGCCGTGTTCTACGGCGAGGTGCTCCGCTGGGCGGACGGCGGTCCGGGCAGCTTCGAGGTGTCGTACGAGCAGGACAAGGTGGTGCTGCGGCGTGAGGGCGAGGCGGTCGCCCGGCTCAACAGCGGGCCGGTCGAGGCGGCCTCGGCGCAGCCGCAGTTGCGACCGCGCTGGCTGGTGCGGTTCCGGGTGCCCGATCCGGAGGCGGCCGCCGCGGCCGTCGTGGAGCACGGCGGTCTGATCGTGCCCGGCGGGGACTGGGGCGGGGTGCGGGGCCCCGAGGTGGCCGGCGAGCGCCGGGCCGTGGCCGTACGGGATCCCGAGGGGGCGCTGTTCACCCTGGAGGCGGCGGAGGACGGCAAGGACTGA
- a CDS encoding MarR family winged helix-turn-helix transcriptional regulator — MDKPVDKPTHLVEFETMLLGRHSHLYVPRSRAAGGHLDRSAYVLLSRIRMHGPMSIGQLSEAFGLDASTLNRQTAAMLRAGVVERIPDPEGGIARKFRITDEGERRLEADRTSNIEGLERVMEHWSPEDVARFAAFLERFNRDIERLEGRPWPRP, encoded by the coding sequence ATGGACAAGCCCGTGGACAAACCCACCCACCTGGTCGAGTTCGAGACCATGCTGCTCGGCCGGCACTCCCACCTGTACGTGCCCCGCTCCCGGGCCGCCGGCGGCCACCTGGACCGCAGCGCGTACGTCCTGCTGAGCCGCATCCGCATGCACGGGCCGATGTCCATCGGACAGCTCAGCGAGGCCTTCGGACTCGACGCCTCCACCCTCAACCGCCAGACCGCCGCGATGCTGCGCGCCGGGGTCGTGGAGCGCATCCCCGACCCGGAGGGCGGAATCGCCCGCAAGTTCCGCATCACCGACGAGGGCGAACGACGCCTGGAGGCCGACCGGACCTCGAACATCGAGGGCCTGGAACGCGTCATGGAGCACTGGTCCCCCGAAGACGTGGCCCGCTTCGCGGCCTTCCTCGAACGCTTCAACCGCGACATCGAACGCCTGGAAGGCCGCCCTTGGCCGCGCCCCTAG
- a CDS encoding thermonuclease family protein: MPMLLIKGFYNIKDSQPDGDTVHFTAADPAEWGLVGGGGGRAVKNSEAGLGKLRLDAVDTLETHYGPAQDHQPLPFAHAARDELLKSLGFVDVQRQSDETVTATTPETVPGFVLTRGADVHGRCIALAGAGAAPGTSGREIDVDVAVLRTTVNHHLIGEGLAYPMFYRTLPTSLRVELAATAVRAREARRGLWAGDVTTAGAKITGPASLTDDVVILPKLFRRTLDYLRLAMPLSCYPAFLAGIQDRYSVLSTGERRAGLHHIVEVTNGHTVRMTHQPEDLVFEDA, translated from the coding sequence ATGCCCATGCTGCTCATCAAAGGCTTCTACAACATCAAGGACTCCCAGCCGGACGGGGACACGGTCCACTTCACGGCCGCCGACCCGGCCGAGTGGGGCCTCGTCGGTGGCGGCGGCGGCCGTGCCGTCAAGAACAGCGAGGCGGGGCTCGGGAAGCTGCGCCTGGACGCGGTCGACACGCTCGAGACCCACTACGGCCCGGCCCAGGACCACCAGCCCCTCCCGTTCGCCCACGCCGCACGCGACGAACTGCTGAAGTCGCTCGGCTTCGTCGACGTCCAGCGGCAATCGGACGAGACCGTGACCGCCACCACCCCGGAGACGGTCCCCGGCTTCGTCCTCACACGCGGTGCCGATGTCCACGGCCGCTGCATCGCCCTGGCCGGCGCCGGCGCCGCGCCCGGCACCAGCGGCCGGGAGATCGACGTGGACGTCGCCGTGCTGCGGACGACGGTCAATCACCATCTGATCGGCGAGGGGCTGGCCTATCCGATGTTCTACCGGACCCTGCCCACCAGTCTTCGGGTGGAGCTGGCCGCGACGGCCGTGCGGGCACGCGAGGCCCGCCGAGGCCTGTGGGCCGGTGATGTGACCACCGCCGGAGCGAAGATCACGGGGCCGGCCTCACTGACCGACGACGTGGTGATCCTCCCCAAGCTGTTCCGCCGCACCCTCGACTACCTGCGCCTTGCCATGCCGTTGTCGTGCTACCCCGCCTTCCTGGCCGGTATCCAGGACCGGTACTCCGTCCTGTCCACGGGCGAACGCCGCGCCGGCCTGCACCACATCGTCGAGGTGACGAACGGCCACACGGTGAGGATGACGCACCAGCCCGAGGACCTGGTCTTCGAGGACGCCTGA
- a CDS encoding fumarate reductase/succinate dehydrogenase flavoprotein subunit, with protein sequence MSSPASPASPDTALTVPDLADATELSCDVLVIGGGTAGTMAALTAAERGANVLLLEKAHVRHSGALAMGMDGVNNAVVPGRAEPDDYVAEITRANDGLVDQSTVRQTATRGFAMVQRLESYGVKFEKDEHGEYAVRQVHRSGSYVLPMPEGKDVKKVLYRQLRRREMRERIRIENRVMPVRVLTHPEDGRAVGAAGFNTRTGEFVVVRAGAVILATGPCGRLGLPASGYLYGTYENPTNAGDGYAMAYHAGAALTGIECFQINPLIKDYNGPACAYVANPFGGYQVNRHGERFVESDYWSGQMMAEFAAELASDRAPVYLKLSHLPEETIDAVESILHTTERPTRGTFHEGRGHDYRTHDIEMHISEIGLCGGHSASGVRVDAHARTTVPRLYAAGDLASVPHNYMIGAFVFGDLAGEDAARYRAYEGELDREQIAAAHELVYRPLRHPEGPPQPQVEYKLRRFVNDYVAPPKTGAKLSLAVEAFDRMATEIAGMGARTAHELMRCAEVSFIRDCAEMAARASLARTESRWGLYHERLDHPERDDTGWLHHLDLRKSPSGTMEFTARPVEPYLVPVPEFDPPGGLERHLGEVALVPVATAGPRDAAPAARPATDVPDPVGRAVPAPAVPAAEAPHPRLLRLLSLVEDSPDLDALAPYLDDADPAVRAAAVTALGETAPAGTGPALAARLRDGSPLVRAAASAALRELVEVLPAGPELGAGLREALAVPDAAVRSAALDVLRALRLGDAALYAGVLDDTAVEVRVQAVRALVSVDAVAELSAAAADPAREVRVAVARGLAAVRRPEPEPLGPLLDDSDPLVRGAALAALAGTGCPPGWSARAEDALGDPAWQVRAGAATALGAVAADLAVPPLAKALDDPNADVRKAAVLSLLVYRADPSARTALAGASADPDADVRAYAARAAR encoded by the coding sequence GTGAGCAGCCCCGCCAGCCCCGCCAGCCCCGACACCGCACTGACCGTGCCCGACCTCGCCGACGCGACCGAGCTGTCCTGCGACGTGCTCGTGATCGGCGGCGGCACCGCCGGCACGATGGCCGCGCTGACCGCCGCCGAGCGCGGGGCGAACGTCCTGCTCCTGGAGAAGGCGCACGTCCGCCACTCCGGCGCCCTCGCCATGGGCATGGACGGCGTCAACAACGCGGTCGTGCCGGGCCGCGCCGAACCCGACGACTACGTCGCCGAGATCACCCGCGCCAACGACGGGCTCGTGGACCAGTCGACGGTCCGGCAGACGGCCACCCGCGGCTTCGCCATGGTCCAGCGCCTGGAGTCGTACGGGGTGAAGTTCGAGAAGGACGAGCACGGCGAGTACGCGGTCCGGCAGGTGCACCGGTCCGGCTCGTACGTGCTGCCGATGCCGGAGGGCAAGGACGTCAAGAAGGTCCTCTACCGGCAGCTGCGGCGGCGCGAGATGCGGGAGCGGATCCGGATCGAGAACCGGGTCATGCCGGTCCGCGTCCTCACCCACCCGGAGGACGGGCGGGCGGTCGGAGCGGCCGGGTTCAACACCCGTACGGGCGAGTTCGTCGTCGTGCGGGCCGGGGCCGTGATCCTCGCCACCGGCCCCTGCGGGCGCCTCGGCCTGCCGGCCTCCGGCTATCTCTACGGGACGTACGAGAACCCGACGAACGCGGGCGACGGCTACGCCATGGCGTACCACGCGGGCGCGGCGCTCACCGGGATCGAGTGCTTCCAGATCAACCCCCTGATCAAGGACTACAACGGCCCGGCCTGCGCCTACGTCGCCAATCCCTTCGGCGGCTACCAGGTGAACCGGCACGGTGAGCGGTTCGTGGAGTCGGACTACTGGTCGGGGCAGATGATGGCCGAGTTCGCGGCCGAACTCGCCTCGGACCGGGCGCCGGTGTACCTGAAGCTGAGCCATCTCCCCGAGGAGACCATCGACGCGGTCGAGTCGATCCTGCACACCACGGAGCGGCCCACGCGCGGCACCTTCCACGAGGGGCGGGGGCACGACTACCGCACCCACGACATCGAGATGCACATCTCGGAGATCGGTCTGTGCGGGGGCCATTCGGCCTCGGGGGTACGGGTGGACGCCCACGCGCGGACGACGGTGCCCCGGCTGTACGCGGCCGGCGACCTGGCGTCCGTACCGCACAACTACATGATCGGCGCGTTCGTCTTCGGTGACCTGGCGGGCGAGGACGCCGCCCGGTACCGCGCGTACGAGGGCGAGTTGGACCGCGAGCAGATCGCGGCGGCGCACGAACTGGTCTACCGGCCGCTGCGCCACCCGGAAGGACCGCCGCAGCCCCAGGTCGAGTACAAGCTGCGGCGGTTCGTGAACGACTACGTGGCACCGCCGAAGACGGGCGCCAAACTCTCCCTTGCCGTGGAGGCGTTCGACCGGATGGCGACGGAGATCGCCGGGATGGGGGCGCGTACGGCGCACGAGTTGATGCGGTGCGCGGAGGTGTCGTTCATCCGGGACTGCGCCGAGATGGCGGCGCGCGCCTCGCTCGCCCGGACGGAGTCGCGCTGGGGGCTCTACCACGAGCGGCTCGATCACCCCGAGCGGGACGACACGGGCTGGCTGCACCACCTGGACCTGCGCAAGTCCCCTTCCGGGACGATGGAGTTCACGGCACGGCCGGTCGAGCCGTACCTGGTGCCGGTGCCGGAGTTCGACCCGCCGGGCGGCCTTGAACGGCACCTCGGCGAGGTCGCTCTCGTGCCGGTGGCCACGGCCGGCCCCCGGGACGCGGCGCCCGCGGCACGGCCGGCGACGGACGTCCCGGATCCGGTCGGCCGAGCGGTGCCGGCACCGGCCGTCCCGGCGGCCGAGGCCCCGCACCCGCGCCTGCTCCGGCTCCTCTCGCTCGTCGAGGACTCCCCCGACCTCGACGCCCTCGCCCCCTACCTGGACGACGCCGACCCGGCCGTACGGGCCGCCGCCGTCACCGCGCTCGGCGAGACGGCGCCCGCCGGTACCGGCCCGGCGCTCGCCGCGCGGCTGCGCGACGGCTCGCCCCTCGTCCGGGCCGCCGCGTCGGCCGCGCTCCGCGAACTCGTCGAGGTGCTGCCCGCCGGGCCGGAGCTCGGGGCCGGGCTGCGGGAGGCGCTCGCCGTGCCCGACGCGGCCGTACGGTCCGCCGCCCTCGATGTGCTGCGGGCGCTTCGGCTCGGGGACGCCGCCCTGTACGCCGGGGTGCTCGACGACACCGCCGTGGAGGTCCGGGTCCAGGCCGTCCGGGCCCTCGTGTCGGTGGACGCGGTCGCGGAGCTGTCGGCGGCGGCGGCCGACCCGGCCCGTGAGGTCCGGGTCGCGGTGGCCCGGGGTCTCGCCGCCGTGCGGCGCCCGGAGCCGGAGCCGCTGGGCCCGCTGCTCGACGACTCCGACCCGCTGGTCCGCGGCGCGGCGCTGGCCGCCCTGGCCGGCACGGGCTGCCCGCCCGGCTGGTCGGCCCGCGCCGAGGACGCGCTGGGTGATCCCGCCTGGCAGGTCCGCGCGGGCGCGGCGACCGCCCTCGGGGCCGTGGCCGCCGACCTCGCGGTACCCCCGCTGGCGAAGGCGCTCGACGACCCGAACGCGGACGTCCGCAAGGCCGCCGTCCTGTCGCTCCTGGTCTACCGGGCCGACCCCTCGGCCCGTACGGCACTGGCCGGGGCGTCCGCCGACCCCGACGCCGACGTCCGCGCCTACGCGGCCCGCGCGGCGCGCTGA
- a CDS encoding ABC transporter ATP-binding protein has translation MSTVSPSAVSAEPKAAEAPAGAELALRGARLGHPDGVAVPGPVDLLIAPGELLTVVGPSGCGKTTLLRTLAGLLPPLTGSVTQDGEPIRRPGADRALVFQHDALLPWRSVRANVELPLAIRRVPRAERRRAAQEWLERVGLGGHAGKLPHQLSGGQRQRVQLARALAGRPRAVLMDEPFGALDAHTRAGMQDLLVEILRGTGATVVFVTHDVDEALHLGDRVALFATGEVLDVPRPRSRDARQAPDTAALRRRVLASL, from the coding sequence ATGAGCACCGTGAGCCCGTCCGCCGTGTCCGCGGAGCCGAAGGCCGCCGAGGCCCCGGCCGGCGCGGAACTCGCCCTGCGCGGCGCCCGGCTGGGGCATCCCGACGGGGTGGCCGTGCCCGGCCCCGTGGACCTGCTGATCGCGCCCGGCGAGCTGCTGACCGTGGTCGGCCCGTCCGGCTGCGGCAAGACGACCCTGCTGCGGACGCTCGCCGGTCTGCTGCCCCCGCTGACGGGGAGCGTGACGCAGGACGGGGAGCCGATCCGGCGGCCCGGGGCCGACCGGGCGCTGGTCTTCCAGCACGACGCGCTGCTGCCCTGGCGCTCGGTCCGCGCCAATGTGGAACTGCCGCTCGCCATCCGCCGGGTGCCCCGCGCCGAGCGGCGCCGGGCCGCCCAGGAGTGGCTGGAGCGGGTCGGGCTCGGCGGTCACGCGGGCAAGCTGCCGCACCAGCTGTCCGGCGGGCAGCGGCAGCGCGTGCAGCTGGCCCGCGCGCTCGCGGGCCGGCCCCGCGCGGTCCTGATGGACGAGCCCTTCGGCGCGCTCGACGCGCACACCCGCGCCGGGATGCAGGACCTTCTGGTGGAGATCCTGCGGGGCACGGGCGCGACGGTCGTCTTCGTCACGCACGACGTCGACGAGGCGCTCCATCTCGGCGACCGCGTCGCCCTGTTCGCGACCGGCGAGGTGCTCGACGTGCCGCGGCCCCGCTCGCGTGACGCCCGGCAGGCGCCGGACACGGCCGCGCTGCGCCGCCGGGTCCTCGCCTCGCTCTGA
- a CDS encoding ABC transporter permease, translated as MSAVRRLVRVASPLAALGVWQLLTSYDVQLWLRFEQFPTVVEVASALADRVGTEAYWQDLGHSLRRIAVGFLLAAVLGVAAGTAVARSRWAADILGPLVEVVRPIPAIALVPVAILLLPTNEQGIVFITCAAALFPVLVSTRHAVRALNPAWEEAVLTLGGGRARVLFSVVLPGALPGIFGGLSVGIGVSWICVISAEMISGEYGVGYRTWQDYTVVDYPGVFVGMATIGALGWLTSTAVESLGRRVTAWLPRPAARVPAGRPARPADVPPPAVTAVRTPEKEPVP; from the coding sequence ATGAGCGCCGTGCGCCGGCTGGTCCGGGTGGCCTCCCCGCTCGCGGCCCTGGGCGTCTGGCAGCTGCTGACCTCCTACGACGTCCAACTGTGGCTGCGCTTCGAGCAGTTCCCCACGGTCGTCGAGGTCGCCTCGGCGCTCGCCGACCGGGTGGGGACGGAGGCGTACTGGCAGGACCTCGGCCACAGCCTGCGCCGGATCGCGGTCGGGTTCCTGCTCGCCGCCGTCCTCGGCGTCGCGGCCGGAACGGCCGTCGCCCGGTCCCGCTGGGCCGCCGACATCCTGGGCCCGCTGGTGGAGGTGGTGCGGCCGATCCCCGCCATCGCGCTGGTCCCGGTCGCGATCCTGCTGCTGCCCACCAACGAGCAGGGCATCGTCTTCATCACCTGCGCCGCGGCCCTCTTCCCAGTACTCGTTTCGACCCGGCACGCGGTGCGGGCCCTGAACCCGGCCTGGGAGGAGGCGGTGCTGACGCTCGGCGGCGGCCGGGCCCGGGTGCTGTTCTCGGTGGTGCTGCCGGGCGCCCTGCCGGGCATCTTCGGCGGTCTGTCGGTGGGCATCGGCGTGTCGTGGATCTGTGTGATCTCCGCGGAGATGATCTCCGGCGAGTACGGGGTGGGGTACCGCACCTGGCAGGACTACACGGTCGTCGACTACCCGGGGGTCTTCGTCGGCATGGCCACGATCGGCGCCCTGGGCTGGCTGACCTCCACCGCGGTCGAGTCGCTCGGCCGCCGCGTCACCGCCTGGCTGCCCCGCCCGGCCGCCCGGGTCCCGGCCGGTCGCCCGGCCCGCCCGGCGGACGTCCCCCCGCCCGCCGTCACCGCTGTCCGCACGCCCGAGAAGGAGCCGGTTCCATGA
- a CDS encoding carboxypeptidase-like regulatory domain-containing protein — MRGHVRTVTGDEPIHMIKVSVYRPDLTFIDRAYTDEDGAYSVDVPAGETVTVRFDTHYSLTNADEWQPSLVTNVVADDTVPLDRRLVPRGHFADTARGIDILAAFLVASAVEEPEYASHAAARLNQLKQNTLFLQHIQQALLEHFMEQGNA, encoded by the coding sequence ATGCGCGGGCATGTGCGCACCGTCACCGGGGATGAGCCGATCCACATGATCAAGGTCAGCGTCTACCGCCCCGACCTCACTTTCATCGACCGCGCCTACACCGACGAGGACGGCGCGTACAGCGTCGACGTACCCGCCGGTGAGACGGTCACCGTACGCTTCGACACCCATTACTCGCTCACCAACGCAGACGAATGGCAGCCCTCGTTGGTCACGAACGTGGTCGCCGACGACACCGTCCCGCTCGACCGCCGTCTGGTCCCGAGGGGCCACTTCGCGGACACGGCACGCGGCATCGACATCCTCGCCGCCTTCCTCGTGGCTTCGGCCGTGGAAGAACCCGAGTACGCGTCCCACGCCGCCGCCCGGCTGAACCAGCTCAAGCAGAACACCCTGTTCCTCCAGCACATCCAGCAGGCCCTCCTGGAGCACTTCATGGAGCAGGGCAACGCCTGA